One Phalacrocorax aristotelis chromosome 12, bGulAri2.1, whole genome shotgun sequence DNA window includes the following coding sequences:
- the MRPL43 gene encoding large ribosomal subunit protein mL43 — protein sequence MTGRGAPSRFLAAVLHNGVGRYVRQLQRLQLLFSPTAADARGARQFVEEEALDFARRHPDVVLYVSPCTGLAPRLLAEYLNGTVREELIASKTSEEIMQLATKLASQSGLDIIRIRKPFHTDNPSVQGQWHPLTNKPSVLNVQGPCLQPQ from the exons ATGACGGGCCGCGGGGCACCCAGCCGGTTCCTGGCAGCCGTCCTGCACAACGGCGTGGGCCGATACGTGCGGCAGCTCCAGCGCCTGCAGCTCCTCTTCAGCCCTACCGCGGCGGATGCCCGCGGCGCCAG GCAGTTCGTGGAGGAGGAGGCGCTGGACTTCGCCCGGCGACACCCTGATGTTGTCCTCTACGTCAGCCCCTGCACTGGCCTGGCTCCACGGCTGTTGGCTGAGTACT TGAACGGGACGGTGCGGGAGGAGCTCATCGCCAGCAAGACGAGCGAGGAGATCATGCAGTTGGCCACCAAGCTGGCCAGCCAGTCCGGCCTGGACATCATCCGCATCCGCAAGCCCTTCCACACTGACAACCCCAGCGTCCAGGGCCAGTGGCACCCCCTCACCAACAAACCCTCTGTCCTCAATGTCCAGGGCCCATGCCTGCAGCCTCAATAA